From the Blastocatellia bacterium genome, one window contains:
- a CDS encoding TonB-dependent receptor — translation MRGEKSKALFLCSLLLFAAWGSAAVAQQQLGTIQGTVVDQTEAVVPGATVRVTNKETGEVRTALTNESGVYRIVNLPPGRYDVTVEAQGFRKIVRTDVVLFVGATLGMNFVLEPGAVEETIEVTAGVAQLQTEKGDISAVVERKKIVDLPLQLRNIFQLAALQPGITGLGTGNDFVTPESGIGLNASGLRAGTTSATVDGASINGNPWAGTVLITPNVDSVQEFQVITNNQSAEYGRNAGAMISVVTKSGTNEFHGSLYVFHRNDNLQALNIFARGALRRDAPKEEKQRIVPETRRNDFGFSLGGPIRKEKMFFFTSYEGLRQATGQAFVTTVETREFVDLVQRTRPNSIAAQLLKNYPPLAYPTTGLRDLGSPVPGATNIGPPDGIPDVGTITVAPAGTRMGDQFNGRVDRLLFDGKGRFRGTYYITRFNSRDAAVRPKFAQQYPHRNQFLNLAYTHIVSPRTVNEWSFGYLRMRGNFPDENPESPTIGITGLGAGFGTLFWIPIRFAQNVFEFKDTLMLTRGNHGVKIGAEVRRIQDNHDFHHWQRPSYTFNSILNFAMDEPLTETRAVNPATGLATGIDGYYRNFEYGLFIQDDWKVRRNLTLNIGLRYENFGTPSERYDRLQNIIYGPGTNVFERIATARVGPVKKLFESDNNNFAPRFGFAWDPFGRGRFVIRGGTGIAYNRLNNTVYTDEKFNPPRFAQASTDVRTPGAPPIVYTLGPNYPPNPGLGRGLDERGGIRGARVALRVVDPNVTTPYAQNWFLGFQQELPGGFVVEVNYIGSVGRHLHTGDGPGGEDYNRFAGDLLDGRLDRLNPSFASVGLGETGASSSFHGGTIQVNRRYSGGFALQAAFTFGKALETPGAAVEVTRRDLDRSVTGFHRGRKLAINAIWEIPFWKERPVIKHILGGWQLNAIVQLQSGAPFTVFTSAAYPRGDFNADGTNNDRPNTPSFGNTKRDLSRSDYLRGIFSVSDFPLPPSGSLGNLGRNTFRGPGYASTDLSLFKNIRMPWVTGEGATLQVRAEFFNAFNRVNLGTPASNLVSTVFGRSTSASPGRDVQLALKFIF, via the coding sequence ATGAGGGGAGAGAAATCGAAGGCCCTTTTTCTTTGCTCGCTGCTGCTTTTTGCTGCCTGGGGATCGGCGGCTGTGGCACAGCAGCAGCTTGGAACCATTCAGGGAACCGTAGTGGATCAGACCGAGGCGGTCGTCCCCGGGGCAACGGTCCGTGTGACGAACAAAGAGACCGGGGAGGTGCGCACGGCCCTGACCAACGAAAGTGGTGTTTACCGGATCGTGAATCTTCCGCCAGGCCGCTACGATGTGACGGTTGAAGCGCAAGGGTTCCGGAAGATCGTGCGAACGGATGTCGTTTTGTTCGTCGGTGCGACGCTGGGGATGAACTTCGTCCTCGAACCGGGAGCGGTGGAGGAAACGATCGAGGTCACGGCGGGTGTGGCCCAGCTTCAAACGGAGAAAGGCGACATCTCGGCGGTTGTCGAGCGGAAGAAGATCGTGGATTTACCTCTTCAATTGCGGAACATCTTTCAACTGGCGGCCTTGCAGCCGGGCATCACCGGACTGGGGACGGGCAACGATTTCGTCACGCCCGAGAGCGGCATTGGGCTCAATGCCAGCGGCTTGCGCGCGGGCACAACCAGCGCCACCGTTGATGGAGCCAGCATCAACGGCAATCCCTGGGCGGGAACGGTGCTCATCACGCCCAACGTTGACTCGGTTCAGGAGTTTCAGGTGATCACCAACAATCAGTCGGCGGAATACGGCCGCAATGCCGGCGCGATGATCAGCGTGGTGACGAAATCGGGCACCAACGAATTTCATGGATCTCTCTATGTTTTTCATCGCAACGACAATCTTCAGGCGCTGAATATCTTTGCCCGAGGAGCCCTCCGGCGCGACGCCCCCAAGGAGGAAAAACAGCGCATTGTGCCCGAGACGCGCCGCAACGATTTCGGTTTCAGTCTTGGTGGTCCGATTCGCAAGGAGAAGATGTTCTTCTTCACCTCTTATGAGGGGTTGCGTCAGGCAACGGGTCAAGCTTTCGTCACGACTGTTGAGACGCGGGAGTTCGTTGATCTGGTGCAGCGGACGCGCCCGAATTCGATTGCCGCGCAACTGTTGAAGAACTATCCGCCGCTGGCCTATCCGACGACGGGCTTACGTGATTTGGGGAGCCCGGTGCCGGGTGCGACCAACATTGGTCCGCCCGATGGAATTCCCGACGTAGGCACCATCACGGTGGCTCCGGCGGGCACCCGCATGGGTGATCAATTCAACGGTCGTGTGGACCGACTTCTCTTTGATGGGAAGGGACGGTTCCGCGGCACCTACTACATCACCCGCTTCAACTCCCGCGATGCTGCCGTGCGTCCGAAGTTCGCTCAGCAGTATCCCCACCGGAATCAGTTTCTGAACCTCGCTTACACGCACATTGTATCTCCTCGGACGGTCAATGAGTGGAGCTTCGGGTACCTGCGCATGCGCGGCAATTTCCCCGATGAAAATCCCGAATCCCCGACCATCGGGATCACCGGACTGGGAGCGGGATTCGGCACTCTCTTCTGGATTCCCATCCGGTTTGCCCAGAATGTGTTTGAGTTCAAGGACACGCTGATGCTCACGCGGGGCAATCACGGGGTGAAGATCGGGGCCGAGGTTCGCCGCATTCAGGATAATCACGATTTCCATCACTGGCAGCGTCCCAGTTACACCTTCAACAGCATCCTCAACTTCGCCATGGATGAGCCGTTGACGGAGACGCGAGCCGTCAATCCGGCCACCGGGTTAGCGACGGGCATTGACGGGTACTATCGCAATTTCGAGTACGGGCTATTCATTCAAGACGACTGGAAGGTGCGCCGAAATCTGACGCTGAATATCGGTTTGCGATACGAGAACTTCGGCACGCCCAGTGAACGCTACGACCGATTGCAAAACATCATTTACGGGCCGGGAACCAACGTCTTCGAGCGGATCGCAACGGCGCGAGTCGGTCCGGTGAAGAAGCTCTTCGAGTCCGACAACAATAACTTCGCGCCTCGGTTCGGGTTCGCCTGGGATCCGTTTGGACGGGGTCGGTTCGTCATTCGCGGTGGAACGGGGATTGCGTACAATCGGCTGAACAACACCGTCTACACCGACGAGAAATTCAATCCGCCGCGATTCGCTCAGGCCTCGACTGATGTGCGCACGCCGGGAGCGCCACCGATTGTCTACACGTTGGGCCCGAATTATCCGCCCAATCCGGGCCTGGGGCGAGGCCTCGATGAACGTGGAGGAATTCGCGGCGCGCGCGTCGCGTTGCGCGTCGTTGATCCCAACGTGACGACGCCATATGCCCAGAACTGGTTCCTCGGATTCCAGCAGGAACTTCCCGGAGGATTCGTCGTCGAGGTCAACTACATCGGCTCGGTTGGTCGCCATCTGCACACCGGCGATGGGCCGGGAGGAGAGGATTACAACCGGTTTGCTGGTGATTTGCTCGATGGGCGACTTGACCGGCTCAACCCGAGTTTCGCCTCGGTGGGGCTTGGCGAGACCGGAGCGAGTTCCAGCTTCCATGGCGGAACGATTCAGGTCAATCGGCGTTACAGTGGCGGATTTGCTCTGCAAGCGGCATTCACCTTCGGCAAGGCGCTGGAGACGCCCGGTGCTGCCGTTGAAGTCACCCGACGCGATCTCGACCGCTCTGTCACCGGCTTCCATCGCGGGCGCAAGCTGGCCATCAACGCCATCTGGGAGATCCCCTTCTGGAAGGAGCGGCCCGTCATCAAGCATATCCTGGGCGGCTGGCAGCTCAATGCCATTGTGCAACTTCAGTCGGGAGCCCCCTTCACCGTCTTCACCTCGGCGGCCTATCCACGTGGAGATTTCAATGCCGACGGAACGAACAACGATCGGCCCAACACCCCGAGCTTCGGCAATACCAAGCGCGATCTCAGCCGCAGCGACTACTTGCGGGGAATCTTCAGCGTGAGCGATTTCCCGCTGCCGCCCAGCGGCTCGCTCGGCAACCTGGGCCGCAACACGTTCCGGGGTCCGGGCTACGCCAGCACCGATCTCTCGCTGTTCAAAAACATCCGAATGCCCTGGGTCACGGGCGAAGGCGCCACGCTTCAGGTGCGGGCGGAATTCTTCAACGCCTTCAATCGGGTCAATCTGGGAACGCCAGCGTCCAATCTCGTGAGCACCGTCTTCGGTCGTTCGACGTCTGCCTCACCGGGTCGTGATGTACAGCTCGCGTTGAAGTTCATCTTCTAA